ctACTATTTcgctcagtaggtaactgctccctgatgatggcgactacaatgttAACCGAAACTTCAactgaattattcgccaaggacacggctacaacccaaaagccaagctacttcaaacaatggccgtgaaagcctgtgaacattaCAAACTTGTTAAAACTAGTTTAATCCAGTTATATCCTGTTAAAACCAGTCCAAACAAGTTAAAACCAGTTTAATTCTATTCTAACCTGTTAAAACTGGTCCAAACTTGTTAAAACCATTTCAAATATGTTTCCAGATGGGTACATGCCACCGCCGCCGACACCGCCGCCACTTCCACCACGCAGGAGGAATATTTGCAGCTGGAAAACTATTCCCAACGACATGCACAACTACTACTGCTGCTATTCACCAGCCAATAGTACGTGTTAACTAGAGTCGTTGTCCTCGTTCAAGTTCTGAATGGGTTAGTTCCGTTTCCTAACAGCATtccaaaaaaaagggggtgggggcaCTGTGGAGTTACTATGCGCTTGAATGAAACTTCGCAGCTAGAGGGAttgaatatttctttttaaatcgAATTAACTCCTAGTCAAATTACGAGCCTTAAAATTACAATGGTATAAGCCCTTGGAACcgcaatttcaaataatttctgacGTCTTTAAAAATCATTAACATCACTgcagttttaactaatttttaagAGTACTAAagtaaaaagagaaaaaaaaacatgtgagctagtctttcagtactccccagagatgtgtaacacataacctcagtaacgagcaaattcatgttgcaaatacacttataatgcgaaaattggacacgaaatttaactttaaaataatgtcaagcATGGTAAATATACACTCAAATTGGGTTTTTGACAACATTTCATGACGCGAATCAAGTGAAGTTTCCGCATAACGCCCCTTGAATTCGTTCccggagcagctgcgtcaacTACCAAATCACTTCACTTGCGGAGCGAAATTCTGAACTATATAACGAAACTTCTCCGATAATTGCTGAAAATATACTTGGAGGAGAAACTTTTTTTTCGAAACTCCGGCATTTGTGAATGATTTCAGaaaaggaatattattaaaatactgcccatcatgtaaaaaaaaaaaaattcgtcaaaaaatgTTAACGCTACAAAGATTTCTTTCGATCTAGTGAACTTTGGTAACGTGCCATCTACCACATATTGGCAGCGCCGTGCTTGTACATTTCCGTTACATTCTCGAAACTACTGCTactaaatgtcgtataccgacagctaagatgttacacatcaaaaaattatgACTTAATAGACCAGatgcacactgagagaaaggtttgtttgcctcaacaaaatatttttttgtacatggcggaaaaaaatatattattttgttaattcaaacaaatattttgcagtaggaaagattctgttgacccaacaaaatgattttgtcaactcaaatgtatattttggttaggtgtaacaaatcatttttgttacttaccgaatttggctaagctaacaaaatatttttgttccaccaaagtaaatatttgtttcgccatttataaacaaatatttgtttgattcgaACAAACCATTTTCTCTGTGCAGACTGgagtatggtttttttttttcttaggttTGGTGTGGTTCCCCCtcgcagggcccccacatggccggtgctaccgttgctatggcaacggggcccatgggtctagggggcctgcgaaggaaagaaaaaaaacttaaaacaaaaaagtagaccattttaaattaatcatagaaaacaataaaacagtaaggcctaaatttagttaccgatgaaatattaaaccagagtaatattattcggaatatgctgtgcgtacagaacttgtccgaatctacaactgtgagtaacaaaaccaccaccaattgacgtgacaccatgtttacagtgcagaacacttacactcatttattttgccattattcaaaatcaatttacgttgacaatcgaaacactgattTAAAACTAGTTATAaactgtgttttaaaaataattttgaaaagtttaaaaaaatttaggtataactaaaacaatgtacataaagaaaaaaaaacttttgttaaaaaaaaaaaggggggggggggcatatgacttctagcaacggggcctacagaatgatgtggggggggggggggcctggcCCCTCTACAGGACTGCCACTGGAGGCATTTCAGAATCACAACCCCTGGCGTCCTGAACCCGTGTGCGGATTACAAGAAGACACTCAGTGTTTCGGGTTTGACAAACCTGTTCGCAGTGCTGGCTCGCTCTGCCTTCGTGGCGGTAACCTGCAGCTGGAAAAGGCTGCCCGACGACCCTCTCGACTACTACTGCTGCACGCTGTACCCCTCGCACCCCGGGGCGGACGAACTGGCGCCAGACCCGATCGGCATGCCGCCGTACAACCAGCTGTGGAGGCGCAGGCGCCGCCACTAGGAGGGTGGTTGTCTCTGGACTGCCCCCCACCTCACACTTCCTCCTCCAGTGTCGAGCGCTGCCAGATCCCTCCTGTTGCATCCGGGGCGGTACGCCGCTGAGTTGCTGTTGCTGAGCGGGGGGTGTCTCCTCGAGCCTCCCTTCACGCCCTCTCTCCCCCGAAACACGTATCCACTTCCCTCGCCGTGACGGGGCCACACGCCAAACCCGCATGCTCGTCCCGCGTGCGACAATTGCCTTTCTCGCCTGCATTCATTGTCAACTCCGTGCCGTGTTGATGATAACTTCTTCTGTACAATATGTGTGTTCTCACGATGCTCGATGGACCACACCTGTGCAAGACGTAACTGTATGTCTGTGTTGCATTTGTTTACTTGAGGAGGAAATAAAACGAATAaacagataaaatatttttttttgtttttattgtgttttacttaagaaaaaaatgttagggaAATCTTAATTACGAAAGCCTCTATTAAATAAGTCTCAGCAGATACCTTGTTACGAA
This genomic stretch from Bacillus rossius redtenbacheri isolate Brsri chromosome 16, Brsri_v3, whole genome shotgun sequence harbors:
- the LOC134540146 gene encoding uncharacterized protein LOC134540146, with protein sequence MAVTKERASSILGSSNDSGLTIQSAAISSLESTGSSMQPLIITAVVALLLGVASASDKDAKQDFYTDYDGYMPPPPTPPPLPPRRRNICSWKTIPNDMHNYYCCYSPANMLARSAFVAVTCSWKRLPDDPLDYYCCTLYPSHPGADELAPDPIGMPPYNQLWRRRRRH